From the Leptolyngbya sp. O-77 genome, one window contains:
- a CDS encoding IS256 family transposase — MPRRRRPQDKVDHLLDELLADYSTPEQILGEQGLLKQLTKRLVERALQAELSHHLETEVQAPPPEETSSSKRRNSRNGYSSKTVKADCGELALSIPRDRNSTFEPILVPKGERRLSGLDDKIMAMYARGLSTRDIQAQLEELYGVEVSPTLISQVTDAVSDEVRQWQNRPLAKLYPIVYLDAIHVHVREDGRVSNHAVYVVLGVTLDGIKEVLGLWMSANEGAKFWLKVLTDLKNRGVEDIFIACVDGLKGFPDAIAAVFPKTRVQLCIVHLIRNSLRYVPWGSQAEVIADLKPIYQAATVEEAETALENFADKWDRLYPTISQIWLRHWNNIIPFFDYPPDIRKVIYTTNAIESLNRSLRKVLKTKGCFPNEESVYKLLYLALNNIAKKWTMPIRDWKAALMRFAIEFPDRFPQF, encoded by the coding sequence ATGCCTCGCCGTCGTCGCCCCCAAGATAAAGTAGACCACCTGCTGGATGAGCTGCTTGCCGATTACTCCACCCCCGAGCAAATCCTGGGAGAACAAGGACTGCTCAAACAACTGACCAAACGACTGGTGGAACGAGCACTGCAAGCAGAATTGAGCCATCACCTGGAAACCGAAGTCCAAGCTCCGCCTCCTGAAGAAACCAGTTCCAGCAAGCGTCGCAATAGTCGTAACGGGTACTCCTCTAAAACCGTCAAAGCAGACTGTGGAGAATTGGCACTCTCGATTCCCCGCGACCGTAACAGCACCTTTGAGCCGATTTTGGTGCCCAAAGGAGAGCGACGCTTGAGTGGGCTGGATGACAAAATCATGGCAATGTATGCCCGAGGCTTGAGCACTCGAGATATTCAAGCGCAACTGGAGGAACTCTATGGGGTGGAGGTTTCTCCCACGTTGATTAGCCAAGTCACCGATGCGGTCAGTGACGAGGTGCGTCAGTGGCAGAACCGCCCGCTGGCTAAGCTGTATCCGATTGTTTACCTCGATGCCATTCACGTTCATGTGCGAGAAGACGGGCGGGTGAGCAATCATGCCGTTTACGTTGTCTTAGGTGTAACGCTTGACGGGATTAAGGAAGTCCTAGGGCTATGGATGTCTGCCAATGAAGGGGCAAAGTTTTGGCTCAAAGTGCTGACCGACCTCAAGAATCGCGGCGTAGAAGACATTTTCATCGCCTGTGTAGATGGACTCAAAGGCTTCCCCGATGCGATTGCAGCGGTCTTTCCCAAAACACGAGTGCAGTTGTGTATCGTGCATCTGATTCGCAACTCTTTGCGCTATGTGCCCTGGGGCAGCCAAGCCGAAGTCATTGCCGACCTCAAGCCGATTTATCAAGCGGCCACGGTAGAGGAGGCTGAGACCGCACTAGAAAACTTCGCTGATAAGTGGGACAGGCTCTATCCCACGATTTCCCAGATCTGGTTGCGTCACTGGAACAACATCATCCCCTTCTTTGACTATCCACCAGACATTCGCAAAGTGATTTACACCACCAATGCAATCGAGTCGCTCAATCGCTCGTTGCGTAAGGTGCTCAAGACAAAGGGATGCTTCCCCAATGAGGAATCGGTCTACAAGCTGCTCTACTTGGCGCTTAACAATATTGCCAAAAAGTGGACGATGCCGATCCGCGATTGGAAAGCAGCACTCATGCGTTTTGCCATTGAGTTCCCCGATCGCTTTCCTCAGTTCTAA
- the rsgA gene encoding small ribosomal subunit biogenesis GTPase RsgA — MGADCQPQSLVEATVQQVGSQRITGTVLAVQANYYFVRLDPGCYPPDVGDMLLCTRRSRLRKIGQQVWVGDRVEVEEPDWAGQRGAIAQVFPRRSELDRPPIANADQILLVFALAEPTLDPFQLSRFLVKAESTGLSVCLCLNKCDLLPEVELVAWGDRLRQWGYTPLMVSVRESLGLDQLAPYLAQQITVVSGPSGVGKSSLLNALIPAVDLRVGEVSGKLQRGRHTTRHVELFELPAGGLLADSPGFNQPDLDCSPVELAHYFPEARRCMDKAACQFSNCLHREEPGCAIRGDWERYEHYRIFLEEAIAHQEALERTRDAEATTKQKSRQHGQTEIEPKLERKKYRQPSRRVEKQRLREWQAEVDTEDALD, encoded by the coding sequence ATGGGTGCAGATTGCCAGCCCCAGTCGCTCGTTGAGGCCACGGTTCAGCAGGTGGGGTCGCAACGGATCACGGGTACAGTGCTGGCGGTGCAGGCCAATTACTACTTTGTGCGGCTAGACCCAGGCTGCTATCCGCCAGACGTGGGGGATATGCTGCTGTGTACCCGGCGATCGCGCCTGCGAAAAATCGGGCAGCAAGTTTGGGTGGGCGATCGCGTCGAAGTTGAAGAACCCGATTGGGCCGGACAGCGAGGGGCGATCGCCCAAGTGTTTCCCCGTCGCTCCGAACTCGATCGCCCACCCATTGCCAATGCCGACCAGATTTTGCTGGTGTTTGCCCTGGCAGAACCCACACTCGATCCCTTCCAACTCAGCCGCTTTTTGGTCAAAGCCGAGTCCACAGGACTATCGGTATGCCTATGTTTGAATAAATGCGACCTGCTACCGGAGGTGGAATTGGTGGCGTGGGGCGATCGCCTGCGGCAGTGGGGTTATACACCGCTGATGGTCAGTGTGCGCGAGAGCCTGGGGCTGGATCAACTTGCGCCATATCTGGCACAGCAAATCACCGTCGTTTCTGGGCCGTCTGGTGTGGGCAAATCCAGCCTGCTCAATGCGCTGATTCCAGCGGTCGATCTGCGTGTTGGGGAAGTCTCTGGTAAGCTTCAGCGAGGTCGCCACACCACGCGCCATGTAGAGTTGTTTGAGCTGCCTGCGGGCGGGCTGCTGGCCGATAGTCCTGGGTTCAACCAGCCCGATCTGGACTGTTCCCCGGTTGAGTTGGCCCATTATTTCCCCGAAGCCCGTCGGTGTATGGACAAAGCCGCGTGTCAATTTAGCAACTGCCTGCATCGAGAAGAGCCAGGCTGTGCCATTCGTGGCGATTGGGAGCGCTATGAACACTATCGAATTTTTCTAGAAGAGGCGATCGCCCATCAGGAAGCCCTAGAGCGAACCCGCGATGCCGAAGCCACAACCAAACAGAAAAGCCGCCAACACGGTCAAACCGAAATCGAACCAAAGCTAGAGCGCAAAAAATATCGCCAGCCCTCCCGCCGAGTTGAAAAGCAGCGCCTTCGGGAATGGCAAGCAGAAGTAGATACGGAGGATGCATTAGATTAG
- a CDS encoding sulfurtransferase TusA family protein: MTESSPVPDVQLDLRGTPCPLNFVRTKLRLEKMPAGSLLEVWLDPGEPMEQVPDSLRMEGYPIEQVQERQSGDGAYFALSIRRP; this comes from the coding sequence ATGACGGAATCTTCCCCAGTCCCAGATGTCCAGCTTGACCTGCGCGGCACACCCTGCCCGCTCAATTTTGTGCGTACCAAGCTGCGGCTAGAAAAAATGCCTGCTGGATCGCTCCTGGAAGTGTGGCTTGATCCAGGAGAGCCGATGGAGCAGGTGCCCGATAGCTTGCGAATGGAAGGGTACCCGATCGAGCAAGTGCAGGAGCGACAAAGCGGAGACGGCGCTTATTTTGCCCTTAGCATTCGCCGTCCCTAG
- the dnaJ gene encoding molecular chaperone DnaJ — protein MARDYYDILGVSRDADKEELKQAYRRLARKYHPDVNKEEGAEERFKEINRAYEVLSEPETRARYDRFGEAGVGSAAGAGYQDFTDLGGFADLFESFFGNFAGAASGQQARRRSGPTRGEDLRLDLKLDFREAIFGGEKEIRISHLETCTHCGGSGAEPGTRPKTCTTCGGAGQVRRATRTPFGSFTQVSTCPTCNGSGQMIEEKCDVCGGSGQKQEAKKLKITIPAGVDNGTRLRISSEGDAGMRGGPPGDLYVFLFVNDDAEFQRDGINILSNLKISYLQAILGSKLEVNTVDGPVETIVPPGTQPGTVITLENRGVPRLGNPTSRGDHLITVQVDIPTRVSAEERKLLEELAKLRGDRIGKGGMGFLDNLFHKS, from the coding sequence ATGGCCCGTGACTACTACGACATTCTGGGTGTCTCTCGCGATGCCGACAAAGAGGAGCTAAAGCAAGCCTATCGACGGCTTGCCCGCAAGTATCACCCCGATGTCAACAAAGAGGAAGGCGCTGAAGAACGTTTCAAAGAAATTAACCGCGCCTACGAAGTGCTTTCAGAGCCAGAAACTCGCGCCCGCTACGATCGCTTTGGTGAAGCAGGCGTTGGCTCTGCGGCTGGCGCAGGCTATCAAGACTTTACCGATTTAGGCGGCTTTGCAGATCTGTTCGAGAGCTTTTTTGGCAACTTTGCGGGTGCGGCTTCGGGTCAGCAGGCCCGCCGTCGCAGTGGCCCCACCCGCGGCGAGGATCTGCGGCTTGACCTGAAGCTTGACTTTCGTGAAGCGATCTTTGGCGGCGAAAAAGAAATCCGCATTAGCCACCTGGAAACCTGCACCCACTGTGGCGGGTCAGGCGCAGAGCCCGGCACTCGGCCCAAAACCTGCACGACCTGTGGGGGAGCGGGGCAGGTGCGGCGGGCCACCCGAACCCCCTTCGGCAGCTTTACCCAGGTATCCACCTGCCCCACTTGCAACGGCAGCGGGCAGATGATTGAAGAAAAGTGCGACGTATGCGGCGGCAGCGGACAAAAGCAGGAAGCCAAAAAACTCAAAATTACGATTCCCGCTGGCGTGGACAATGGGACACGGCTCCGCATTTCTTCTGAGGGAGATGCAGGAATGCGGGGTGGCCCACCGGGGGATCTTTACGTGTTTCTGTTTGTGAATGACGACGCGGAATTCCAGCGGGACGGCATCAACATTTTGTCGAACCTGAAGATCAGCTATCTGCAAGCAATTCTTGGCTCAAAGCTGGAAGTGAACACAGTCGATGGGCCGGTGGAAACAATTGTCCCGCCTGGAACTCAGCCCGGTACTGTGATCACGCTAGAAAATCGCGGTGTGCCGCGTCTGGGCAACCCGACCAGCCGGGGCGACCATCTTATTACGGTTCAGGTAGATATTCCTACCCGCGTTTCGGCAGAAGAACGGAAGCTGCTAGAGGAACTTGCCAAACTGCGGGGCGATCGCATCGGCAAGGGTGGCATGGGCTTCCTGGACAATCTGTTTCACAAGTCTTGA
- the dnaK gene encoding molecular chaperone DnaK → MGKVIGIDLGTTNSCVAVLEGGQPVVISSSEGGRTTPSIVGFGKNGERLIGQLAKRQAVTNAENTIFSIKRFIGRRWDDTADEQSRVPYTCVRGKDDTVDVQIRGRSYTPQEISAMILQKLKQDAENYLGEPVTQAVITVPAYFTDAQRQATKDAGTIAGLEVLRIINEPTAAALSYGLDKQDQEQSVLVFDLGGGTFDVSVLQLGDGVFEVKSTSGNNHLGGDDFDNVLVQWLMSSFQQQEGIDLSSDKMALQRLREAAEKAKIELSSMLTTTINLPFITADETGPKHLEMELTRAKFEELISDLVESTLEPVEQALKDCGLNADDLDRILLVGGSTRIPAVQEAIKKYFNGKTPDRSVNPDEAVALGAAIQAGVLGGEVKDLLLLDVTPLSLGIETLGGVFTRIIERNTTVPTSKTQTFSTATDGQTSVEIHVLQGERAMVKDNKSLGKFQLTGIPPAPRGVPQIEVSFEIDADGILQVSARDKGTGRAQTIRITNTGGLSEAEVERMRQEADLYAEEDQNRRLLVECRNQADILFNNYETMVRENGDLIPEHYKAQAAEKVAELRAAIANRTLDVDTMKSRLDGLQQALFAIGSAIYEQARHPEADDGMNGGYGSSDPQEYDGINDPTMPWFNGRGEAELTEPIDEDNFIFETDETVTADYEAVD, encoded by the coding sequence ATGGGAAAAGTCATTGGCATCGACCTGGGCACAACGAATAGCTGTGTTGCTGTCCTAGAGGGCGGTCAACCCGTTGTCATTTCCAGCTCAGAGGGAGGACGCACCACTCCTAGCATTGTTGGGTTTGGCAAAAACGGTGAGCGGCTCATAGGGCAGCTTGCCAAGCGTCAGGCTGTGACCAATGCCGAAAACACCATTTTCAGCATTAAACGGTTTATCGGGCGACGCTGGGACGACACAGCCGACGAGCAAAGCCGAGTCCCCTACACCTGCGTCCGGGGGAAAGATGACACAGTGGACGTGCAAATTCGCGGACGTTCCTACACGCCTCAAGAAATTTCTGCCATGATCCTGCAAAAGCTGAAGCAGGACGCTGAAAACTACCTAGGAGAACCGGTCACCCAGGCGGTCATCACCGTACCGGCCTACTTCACAGATGCCCAACGCCAAGCGACCAAAGATGCAGGCACTATTGCAGGTCTAGAAGTGCTGCGGATCATCAACGAACCGACCGCAGCGGCCCTGTCCTACGGCTTGGACAAGCAAGACCAAGAACAAAGCGTGCTGGTGTTTGACCTGGGCGGCGGGACGTTTGATGTTTCCGTTCTGCAACTCGGCGACGGCGTGTTTGAGGTGAAGTCCACCTCTGGCAACAACCACTTGGGCGGCGACGACTTTGACAATGTGCTGGTTCAGTGGCTCATGTCCAGCTTCCAGCAGCAAGAAGGCATCGACCTCTCTAGCGACAAGATGGCGCTACAACGCCTACGTGAAGCTGCGGAGAAAGCCAAGATTGAGCTATCGAGTATGCTTACAACGACCATCAACCTGCCGTTCATTACAGCCGATGAAACCGGGCCAAAGCATCTGGAAATGGAGCTGACCCGCGCCAAGTTTGAAGAACTGATCAGCGATCTGGTCGAAAGCACGCTTGAACCCGTTGAGCAGGCGCTCAAAGACTGCGGTCTGAACGCAGATGACCTAGATCGCATTTTGCTGGTCGGCGGCTCTACCCGGATTCCAGCAGTTCAAGAAGCCATCAAGAAGTACTTCAACGGCAAAACTCCCGATCGCTCGGTCAACCCCGATGAGGCGGTTGCCCTGGGTGCGGCAATTCAGGCAGGCGTTTTGGGCGGCGAAGTAAAAGACCTGCTGCTGCTAGATGTAACGCCGCTCTCGCTGGGGATTGAAACACTCGGTGGCGTGTTTACCCGCATCATCGAGCGCAACACTACCGTTCCTACCAGCAAGACCCAGACTTTCTCCACGGCAACGGATGGACAGACCTCAGTCGAGATCCACGTTCTGCAAGGGGAACGGGCGATGGTGAAGGACAACAAGAGCCTCGGGAAGTTCCAACTGACGGGGATTCCGCCTGCGCCGCGTGGCGTACCGCAAATCGAGGTGTCCTTTGAAATCGATGCAGACGGCATTTTGCAAGTTAGTGCCCGCGATAAGGGGACGGGGCGAGCACAAACCATTCGCATCACCAATACAGGCGGTCTCAGCGAGGCAGAAGTAGAGCGGATGCGTCAGGAGGCTGACCTGTACGCTGAAGAAGACCAAAATCGTCGTCTTCTCGTGGAGTGTCGGAATCAGGCGGATATTCTTTTCAACAACTACGAAACTATGGTGCGGGAAAATGGCGATCTGATTCCCGAACATTACAAGGCGCAGGCTGCTGAAAAAGTGGCAGAACTACGAGCAGCGATCGCCAATCGGACGCTCGATGTAGACACCATGAAGTCTCGTTTGGATGGACTCCAGCAAGCCCTGTTTGCCATTGGTTCAGCCATCTACGAGCAGGCCAGACACCCAGAAGCAGATGATGGGATGAATGGCGGTTATGGCAGCTCCGACCCTCAGGAGTACGATGGGATCAATGACCCAACTATGCCCTGGTTCAACGGAAGAGGTGAAGCCGAATTGACAGAGCCGATCGACGAAGACAATTTCATCTTTGAGACGGATGAGACTGTTACCGCTGATTATGAGGCGGTAGATTAA
- the grpE gene encoding nucleotide exchange factor GrpE → MIEEEKQPMESDDVSSESNAVESEVMNTEAVEPSASAVESSTEPQVEVVAEVTSGDSSALVDELNAKVATLEQQLEEWTNHCKRIAADFENFRKRTQKEKEDLEQQIKCKTVEELLPVVDNFERARSQIKPQGDEGMAIHKSYQGVYKDLVERLKRIGVSPMRSEGKEFDPNLHEAVMREPSEEYAEGTVIEELVRGYMLGDRVLRHAMVKVATAVAPSDDGDANSSSEG, encoded by the coding sequence ATGATCGAAGAAGAGAAACAACCGATGGAGAGTGATGACGTGTCCTCTGAAAGCAATGCCGTGGAAAGCGAAGTCATGAATACTGAAGCAGTTGAACCGTCTGCCTCGGCAGTCGAGTCATCGACCGAGCCTCAGGTGGAGGTCGTCGCGGAGGTGACCAGCGGAGACTCTTCAGCACTCGTTGATGAGCTAAATGCAAAAGTGGCAACGCTAGAGCAGCAGCTTGAAGAATGGACGAATCACTGCAAGCGTATTGCGGCGGACTTTGAGAACTTCCGCAAGCGCACCCAGAAAGAAAAAGAAGACCTGGAGCAGCAGATCAAGTGCAAAACTGTTGAGGAACTGCTGCCTGTGGTCGATAACTTTGAACGAGCGCGATCGCAGATCAAGCCCCAAGGCGACGAAGGCATGGCGATCCACAAGAGCTATCAGGGTGTGTACAAAGATCTGGTAGAACGGCTCAAGCGCATTGGGGTTTCGCCGATGCGGTCTGAGGGTAAAGAGTTTGACCCAAACCTGCACGAAGCCGTAATGCGGGAGCCGTCCGAAGAATACGCCGAGGGCACGGTCATCGAAGAACTGGTACGGGGCTATATGCTGGGCGATCGCGTCTTGCGCCATGCCATGGTCAAGGTTGCCACTGCTGTCGCTCCTTCAGACGATGGTGACGCTAATTCATCGTCTGAGGGATAA
- a CDS encoding GspE/PulE family protein yields MANSSSQRRALVVQHNFSPFSNKLIQAGYVNNDQMQQALVESRKTGRPLTDVLEMITGQQLPPDLLRQYKKQQLFELKILYGVESLDPELNEISTAQVGQLIDSLIPVDLCRRYRLVPLSRTESNPPAVLIAMVDPDDLAAQDDLNRILRPQGLGLMRMVITVEDYQRIISQYLDEQVERQKQLEFQSKVDVKADLEGLDYLDLEEPPDDIEANLDAALQDADAAPVIALVNKILVKALQEGVSDIHIEPQEEHLRIRFRKDGVLREGLEPLPKKIVPAVTARFKIIADLDIAERRMPQDGRIRRIFDGRKVDFRVNTLPSRYGEKVVLRILDNSATQLGLDKLITDPETLQIVQEMVSRPFGLILVTGPTGSGKTTTLYSALAERNSPGVNISTAEDPIEYSLPGITQVQVIREKGMDFASILRAFLRQDPDVILVGETRDKETAKTAIEAALTGHLVLTTLHTNDAASAIARLEEMGVESFMVSSSLIGVLAQRLMRRVCPDCRIPYSPSPEELARFGLSASREAEVTFYKANELSPEEIQTARAQNTLCPTCKGSGYKGRCGVYEVMRVTEQIQTLITEGAPTERIKEVAVEEGMKTLLAYSLNLVRQGSTTLEEVERVTFTDTGLEAELKAKRKSSLTCRNCAAELRPEWLDCPYCTTPRFQD; encoded by the coding sequence ATGGCTAACTCTTCATCCCAACGTCGTGCCCTCGTTGTCCAGCATAATTTTTCGCCGTTTAGCAACAAGCTCATCCAGGCGGGCTACGTCAACAACGACCAGATGCAGCAAGCCCTGGTGGAAAGCCGCAAAACAGGGCGACCGCTGACAGATGTGTTGGAGATGATTACGGGTCAGCAGTTGCCGCCCGACCTGCTGCGTCAGTATAAGAAGCAACAGCTTTTTGAGCTTAAAATTCTCTACGGAGTTGAATCCCTCGATCCGGAACTCAACGAAATTTCGACGGCCCAGGTTGGGCAACTCATCGACAGCCTGATTCCCGTCGATCTATGCCGTCGCTATCGCCTTGTGCCGCTATCACGCACCGAAAGCAACCCACCCGCCGTGCTGATCGCAATGGTCGATCCCGATGACCTAGCTGCACAAGACGACCTCAACCGCATTCTGCGTCCGCAGGGTCTGGGGCTAATGCGGATGGTGATCACGGTTGAAGACTATCAGCGGATCATCTCTCAATATCTAGATGAGCAGGTCGAACGCCAGAAGCAGCTTGAGTTTCAGTCCAAGGTGGATGTGAAGGCAGATCTTGAAGGGCTGGATTACCTTGATCTGGAGGAACCACCCGACGATATCGAAGCAAACTTGGATGCTGCCCTTCAGGATGCAGACGCTGCACCTGTGATTGCCTTGGTCAACAAAATTCTGGTGAAGGCGCTTCAGGAAGGGGTTTCCGATATCCACATCGAGCCACAGGAAGAACATCTCCGCATCCGCTTCCGCAAGGATGGCGTGCTGCGGGAGGGTCTGGAGCCGCTGCCCAAGAAAATCGTTCCGGCGGTCACCGCTCGCTTCAAAATCATTGCTGATCTGGACATTGCCGAACGCCGAATGCCCCAGGACGGACGCATTCGCCGGATTTTTGACGGGCGCAAAGTGGACTTCCGGGTGAACACGCTGCCCAGCCGCTACGGCGAAAAGGTGGTGCTGCGGATTCTCGACAACTCCGCTACTCAGCTTGGGCTGGACAAACTGATCACCGACCCAGAAACGCTGCAAATTGTGCAGGAAATGGTATCGCGTCCCTTTGGTCTGATCCTGGTGACGGGGCCGACTGGATCGGGTAAAACGACAACGCTCTACTCTGCCCTGGCGGAGCGCAATAGTCCCGGCGTGAACATCAGCACCGCCGAAGACCCAATTGAATACTCCCTGCCGGGGATTACGCAGGTGCAGGTGATTCGCGAAAAGGGCATGGACTTTGCCTCGATTCTGCGAGCCTTCCTGCGGCAAGACCCGGACGTGATTCTGGTGGGTGAGACTCGTGACAAGGAAACGGCGAAGACGGCGATTGAGGCGGCGCTGACCGGACACCTAGTGCTGACGACGCTGCACACGAATGATGCTGCGAGTGCGATCGCCCGTCTCGAAGAAATGGGCGTCGAGTCCTTCATGGTGTCTAGCTCCCTCATCGGCGTGCTGGCCCAGCGCCTCATGCGCCGCGTCTGCCCCGACTGCCGTATTCCCTACAGCCCTAGCCCCGAAGAACTGGCCCGCTTTGGACTTTCGGCTTCTCGCGAAGCAGAAGTGACCTTCTATAAGGCCAACGAACTATCACCCGAAGAAATTCAGACCGCCCGCGCCCAAAATACGTTGTGCCCTACCTGCAAGGGCAGCGGCTATAAAGGGCGCTGTGGGGTGTATGAAGTGATGCGGGTGACAGAACAAATCCAAACCCTGATTACCGAAGGTGCGCCCACCGAGCGAATTAAGGAGGTGGCAGTAGAAGAAGGTATGAAAACGCTGCTGGCCTACAGCCTTAACCTGGTGCGTCAGGGCAGCACAACTCTTGAAGAGGTAGAGCGCGTTACCTTCACTGATACCGGTTTAGAGGCTGAACTCAAGGCCAAGCGCAAGAGTTCGCTGACCTGTCGCAACTGCGCCGCTGAGCTGCGCCCCGAGTGGCTAGATTGTCCCTACTGCACCACGCCTCGCTTCCAGGATTAG